In Maridesulfovibrio sp., a single genomic region encodes these proteins:
- the rnfG gene encoding RnfABCDGE type electron transport complex subunit G, translating to MREIIHMIVVLSIICATSGAVLVNLKQATKGQIEQQVLTYVQGPALLSVLENRDNDPIKERMTIKDVTVFPAMKDGKLVGVALESFAPGYSGDIGVMVGFDVNKDELLGIGITTQTETPGLGTRVTEPSFTGRFKGHGLGSMQLVAKGGDIDSVAGATYSSTGTVDAVRKAIEIYQSIKPEINLIWKKS from the coding sequence ATGCGCGAAATAATTCATATGATCGTGGTTCTCTCCATCATCTGCGCCACATCCGGAGCAGTACTGGTCAACCTCAAGCAGGCGACCAAAGGACAGATAGAACAGCAGGTTCTGACCTATGTACAGGGCCCGGCTCTTCTTTCGGTTCTTGAAAACCGCGACAACGACCCCATCAAGGAACGCATGACCATCAAAGACGTCACCGTATTTCCGGCCATGAAAGACGGAAAACTGGTCGGCGTGGCTCTTGAATCCTTTGCCCCCGGTTATTCCGGAGATATCGGAGTCATGGTCGGATTCGATGTGAACAAGGATGAGCTTCTCGGAATAGGGATCACCACCCAGACGGAGACTCCCGGACTTGGAACCCGCGTTACCGAACCGTCATTCACTGGCAGGTTCAAAGGACACGGACTGGGCTCCATGCAGCTGGTAGCCAAGGGCGGTGACATAGACTCGGTTGCCGGAGCCACCTACTCCTCCACCGGTACAGTGGACGCGGTACGCAAGGCTATTGAAATCTACCAGTCCATCAAGCCGGAAATCAACCTGATCTGGAAGAAATCCTAA
- a CDS encoding RnfABCDGE type electron transport complex subunit D — MTPPVIKAMSDISVRLTVSPAPHWRSRRTVTKMMQYHLLALLPALLAAFNMYGLPALATAGTAGAVAVLTEILCLKMQDRDINVDNFTALYEGLLFAFLLPATAPWWMVACGAAITIVLGRTVFGGFGTNPVCAPLVAWAFCRVSWPAAMDIDLNLATFAINAPLDQLKHFGIDSLGQFDYTDLFLGRQLGGFGASQIIAVLAGGIFLVATGWVRIFIPAAFLIGVAATASIFWMINPEMYADPLFHLLTGSVMFGAFFLAPDVASCPVGIIPQVLYGLIAGIMVIIIRVYGIYPDGVPFAIMVANILTPLLDRVRPKPFGGR, encoded by the coding sequence ATGACTCCTCCAGTAATCAAAGCAATGTCCGACATTTCGGTCAGACTTACGGTCTCGCCCGCTCCGCACTGGCGCAGCAGACGAACCGTAACGAAGATGATGCAGTACCATCTTCTGGCGCTGCTCCCCGCTCTGCTAGCGGCATTCAACATGTACGGCCTGCCGGCTCTTGCCACGGCAGGAACTGCCGGTGCCGTTGCAGTACTTACAGAGATCCTCTGTCTGAAAATGCAGGATCGGGACATAAACGTTGATAACTTCACCGCCCTATACGAAGGGCTGCTCTTCGCCTTTCTGCTGCCTGCCACCGCGCCGTGGTGGATGGTGGCCTGCGGAGCGGCAATCACCATCGTACTCGGCCGCACAGTCTTCGGCGGGTTCGGAACCAATCCGGTCTGTGCCCCGCTTGTGGCATGGGCTTTCTGCCGCGTCTCCTGGCCTGCCGCCATGGACATAGACCTCAACCTGGCAACATTCGCCATCAACGCTCCGCTTGACCAGCTTAAGCACTTCGGAATCGATTCGCTCGGACAGTTCGACTATACGGACCTGTTCCTCGGCCGTCAGCTCGGAGGGTTCGGAGCTTCGCAGATCATAGCCGTGCTGGCCGGGGGAATTTTCCTCGTAGCCACCGGATGGGTTCGCATATTCATTCCTGCTGCGTTTCTGATCGGTGTTGCCGCTACAGCATCTATCTTCTGGATGATCAATCCCGAAATGTACGCCGACCCGCTCTTCCACCTGCTGACCGGTTCGGTCATGTTCGGGGCCTTCTTCCTGGCGCCGGACGTGGCATCGTGCCCGGTAGGCATCATTCCGCAGGTCCTTTACGGGCTCATCGCCGGGATCATGGTCATCATCATCAGGGTCTACGGCATCTACCCCGACGGCGTTCCCTTTGCCATCATGGTGGCAAACATCCTGACTCCCCTGCTCGACCGGGTGCGTCCCAAACCTTTCGGAGGCAGATAA
- a CDS encoding EAL domain-containing protein — protein MHNLNEPDHAIFFACLSSGLILLLSGIWVYIRQIGMLRTKEPLLYRRVRKSFFLLIGLIASFVAGYSIVLMGETFHYRFDFNSIFGPILCLGSIFVFATAYLTVRVFGNLLKSREALKRMAYRDYMTGLPNRRMLTEQIQSAMDCCKEDPSRRYSVVFLDMLNFKRVNDSFGHYTGDNVLVDISSRLSEAAGRNSVVCRIGGDDFVILLRDIDSCRSLARLTEIREKLSRPYEIGGVEFKLDVSYGMYIHRGNDEELGPDEIINRANIAMRRSKQRGKNILSVFTRSMYASSLDIIQFESDFNAALQHDQFEVVYQPQYDIQGGIFLIGFEALVRWHHPERGLVSPAEFIPMAEETGLIVRLDRHVMEKACSMWSACMSVSGVCRGLHLSVNMSAKNITEPALVKYVSETIERNGIPPGSLYIELTESAFVADPGLAAAKLRSLLALGVHCSIDDFGTGYSSLAYLSTFPARSLKIDKSFIDGLESGGDGKQLVDSIISLAHGLGMKAVAEGVETGNQLAILRELGCDTVQGFYLGRPMPGNEAEKLVLCSDSENVSGQEE, from the coding sequence ATGCATAATTTGAATGAACCTGACCATGCGATTTTTTTTGCCTGCCTTTCCAGCGGACTGATCCTGCTTTTGAGCGGAATATGGGTTTATATCCGCCAGATCGGCATGCTGCGCACAAAAGAGCCTTTACTGTACCGCCGGGTACGTAAGAGTTTTTTCCTTCTCATCGGGCTGATCGCCTCCTTCGTGGCCGGGTATTCGATAGTCCTGATGGGTGAGACTTTCCACTACCGTTTTGATTTCAATTCAATTTTCGGGCCCATACTCTGCCTTGGCAGTATTTTCGTCTTTGCCACCGCCTATCTCACTGTCCGTGTCTTCGGGAATCTTTTGAAATCACGCGAAGCCCTCAAACGTATGGCATACCGTGATTACATGACCGGCCTTCCCAACCGGCGAATGCTGACTGAACAGATACAGTCGGCCATGGACTGCTGCAAGGAAGATCCTTCCCGGCGCTACAGCGTTGTTTTTCTGGATATGCTTAATTTCAAACGGGTCAATGACAGCTTCGGCCACTATACCGGGGACAATGTGCTCGTGGATATATCGTCCAGACTCTCCGAGGCGGCAGGCAGGAATTCCGTTGTCTGCAGGATCGGCGGTGATGATTTCGTAATCCTGCTTCGGGATATTGATTCATGCCGGAGTCTGGCAAGGCTGACTGAAATCAGGGAAAAATTAAGCAGACCTTATGAAATAGGCGGTGTCGAGTTCAAGCTGGATGTCAGTTACGGCATGTACATTCACCGGGGAAATGATGAGGAACTGGGGCCGGATGAAATCATCAACCGCGCCAATATAGCCATGCGCAGATCGAAACAGCGCGGTAAGAATATCCTTTCGGTGTTCACCAGGTCCATGTATGCGTCCTCTTTGGATATCATTCAGTTTGAAAGCGACTTCAACGCGGCTTTGCAGCATGATCAGTTCGAGGTGGTGTATCAGCCGCAGTATGATATACAGGGCGGGATTTTCCTCATCGGATTCGAGGCTCTGGTGCGTTGGCACCATCCTGAGAGAGGATTGGTCAGTCCTGCGGAATTCATTCCCATGGCGGAAGAGACCGGACTTATCGTCAGACTGGATCGTCATGTAATGGAAAAGGCCTGCTCCATGTGGTCCGCGTGCATGAGTGTAAGCGGAGTTTGTCGGGGACTGCATCTTTCCGTCAACATGAGCGCGAAGAACATTACGGAACCGGCGCTTGTGAAGTATGTCTCCGAGACCATAGAGAGAAACGGGATACCTCCGGGAAGTCTATACATAGAGCTGACGGAGTCCGCTTTTGTGGCTGATCCGGGGTTGGCCGCAGCCAAGCTCAGGTCTCTTCTGGCTCTTGGGGTGCATTGTTCCATAGATGATTTCGGTACCGGCTATTCTTCGCTGGCATATCTGAGTACTTTCCCGGCAAGAAGCCTGAAGATCGACAAGAGTTTTATTGACGGACTGGAATCCGGCGGCGATGGAAAGCAGCTTGTGGACTCCATAATATCGCTGGCCCACGGATTGGGAATGAAAGCGGTTGCGGAAGGAGTGGAAACCGGAAACCAGCTTGCCATACTTCGCGAGCTGGGCTGCGACACGGTACAGGGATTTTATCTGGGCCGGCCGATGCCCGGAAATGAAGCCGAAAAACTGGTTCTGTGCAGCGACAGTGAAAACGTAAGCGGCCAGGAAGAGTGA
- a CDS encoding RnfABCDGE type electron transport complex subunit A — MEYFMLFISAIFINNIVLVQYLGSCPFMGTSKSTDVAMGMGGAVIFVIIMATAITWPLQQYVLVPFGIEYLQTIVFILVIASLVQFVEMFLKKAIPPLYKSLGLFLPLITTNCAVLGVAIMVQRNGYSFIKSVMFGLASGIGFLIALVIISSIRERLDIAPVPTVFRGVPIALVTAGIMSLVFFAFKGMAA; from the coding sequence ATGGAATACTTCATGCTTTTTATCTCCGCCATTTTTATCAACAACATCGTGTTGGTGCAGTACCTCGGGTCCTGTCCCTTCATGGGTACCTCCAAATCCACCGATGTTGCCATGGGAATGGGCGGAGCGGTCATATTCGTCATAATCATGGCTACCGCCATCACCTGGCCCCTGCAGCAGTATGTGCTGGTGCCTTTCGGCATCGAATACCTGCAGACCATCGTCTTCATTCTGGTCATTGCCTCGCTTGTCCAGTTTGTCGAGATGTTCCTCAAAAAGGCCATACCGCCACTGTATAAATCCCTGGGCCTGTTCCTCCCGCTGATCACCACCAACTGTGCGGTGCTCGGCGTGGCTATCATGGTCCAGCGCAACGGCTACTCCTTCATCAAGTCGGTCATGTTCGGACTCGCTTCGGGCATAGGCTTCCTGATCGCTCTGGTCATTATTTCGTCAATCCGCGAACGACTGGATATCGCGCCGGTTCCGACTGTTTTCAGAGGCGTTCCCATCGCCCTGGTAACGGCAGGAATCATGTCCCTGGTGTTCTTCGCCTTCAAGGGCATGGCAGCTTAA
- a CDS encoding electron transport complex subunit E — protein sequence MSRLVKEFAKGLWAELPPFRVLLGLCPTLAVTSTAENGLGMGLAVVFVLTMSNLIISAIRKIIPAKVRIACFIVITASLVVAVELLMQAYVYPLYQRLGIFVPLIVVNCLILGRAEAFASKNGVLLSIADALGMGLGFTASLTFLGAIREILGSGTVFGAQVMWSSFQPAELMVKAPGAFVALGVILAGMNAFNRYQSRRKGETPPDVMNSSCAGCGACGAIQNLKDK from the coding sequence ATGAGCCGCTTAGTAAAAGAATTTGCAAAAGGACTCTGGGCCGAACTTCCTCCGTTCAGGGTTCTGCTGGGGCTCTGCCCCACGCTGGCCGTAACTTCCACTGCCGAAAACGGTCTTGGAATGGGCCTTGCGGTCGTATTCGTTCTGACCATGTCCAACCTGATCATCTCGGCGATCAGGAAAATCATACCTGCCAAGGTTCGCATAGCCTGCTTCATCGTTATCACGGCCTCGCTGGTCGTTGCCGTTGAACTGCTCATGCAGGCATATGTCTACCCGCTCTATCAGCGCCTCGGCATCTTTGTTCCACTGATCGTTGTAAACTGTCTGATACTGGGACGCGCGGAAGCCTTCGCTTCCAAAAACGGTGTGCTGCTGTCCATTGCCGATGCTCTGGGAATGGGACTCGGCTTCACCGCCTCGCTGACCTTTCTCGGTGCCATACGCGAAATCCTCGGAAGCGGAACGGTCTTCGGAGCGCAGGTCATGTGGTCCTCTTTCCAGCCGGCAGAGCTTATGGTCAAGGCACCGGGCGCTTTCGTAGCCCTGGGGGTCATCCTTGCCGGCATGAACGCCTTCAACAGGTACCAGAGCCGCAGAAAGGGCGAAACTCCGCCCGATGTGATGAATTCATCCTGCGCCGGCTGCGGAGCCTGCGGGGCAATCCAGAATCTCAAGGACAAGTAG
- a CDS encoding FAD-dependent oxidoreductase: MVTSSIVILFLLGFTAAGILAAASKVLHVEEDPRIAKVEGCFPGANCGGCGFPGCSAAAAAVVKGDAEPEICVAGGPEIAQNIAAIMGVEAAFKEPKVAGNICTGGSRANLLFEYEGVEDCRAEALLYGGEKICGLGCIGMGSCVKVCSFDAIRLNDDGIPVVDMNACRSCGKCAEVCPTGAIRISGMTMDLLHLNQIDDCLAPCMQKCPAQIDVRTYINQMKNGNMRGALLTMKERNPLPLAVGRLCPAPCETICRRNIADDGVAIHTLHRFVADWEMNSGSRIKLDCNPPSGHKVAIIGSGPAGLSCAYFLRRIGHEPCLFEKREAIGGMMKGIIPEYRLPSKVVDWEIQSILDLGVDVKTGVEFGKDITLKSLEEQGYEAVFIATGAWKVPALGIENDDAENVLDAISFLEKVGRDITDLKGKKLVVVGETNTAMDVVRSAARLGCDVTALIGCIQRKMSANKNEVKRAAELGADLMYLTSPTRVIAEDGKVTGIEFCEVQYDDPKKAAGTPKPVSGTERIIDADIIVTATDRTVDTAPFKDENGDPLFNLNKKTGGIKADGSSLRTDIPNVFVGGEAYTGRSILIQAVADGRRAARAIHHYVTEGDIPDPQNPQLRVIPESILKNMEVTYTIPRIKVPEISVEERRNTFKEEVKGSIVYEAARKEGSRCLRCGLTCYDAEAGSEYAADADVHKFSELHND, translated from the coding sequence ATGGTTACATCTTCTATTGTTATTCTGTTTCTGCTGGGATTCACAGCAGCAGGCATACTTGCGGCAGCATCCAAGGTTCTGCATGTCGAAGAAGACCCCCGCATAGCCAAAGTGGAAGGCTGCTTTCCGGGCGCCAACTGCGGAGGCTGCGGTTTCCCCGGTTGCTCAGCCGCTGCAGCGGCAGTGGTCAAGGGTGACGCCGAACCGGAAATCTGCGTTGCGGGCGGACCTGAAATAGCCCAGAACATAGCCGCCATCATGGGGGTTGAGGCAGCATTCAAGGAGCCCAAAGTTGCGGGTAACATCTGCACCGGCGGTTCCAGAGCCAACCTGCTCTTTGAATACGAAGGGGTGGAAGACTGCCGCGCGGAGGCCCTGCTTTACGGGGGGGAGAAAATATGCGGACTGGGCTGCATCGGAATGGGGTCCTGCGTCAAAGTGTGCTCTTTCGACGCAATCCGCCTCAACGACGACGGCATCCCGGTCGTAGACATGAACGCCTGCCGCTCCTGCGGCAAATGCGCGGAAGTATGCCCCACCGGAGCCATCCGCATCAGCGGCATGACCATGGACCTGCTGCACCTCAACCAGATAGACGACTGCCTGGCTCCCTGCATGCAGAAATGTCCGGCCCAGATAGACGTCCGCACATATATAAACCAGATGAAAAACGGCAACATGCGCGGTGCTCTTTTAACCATGAAAGAACGCAACCCGCTTCCGCTGGCAGTAGGCCGTCTCTGCCCTGCTCCCTGCGAAACAATCTGCCGCCGCAATATCGCCGATGACGGTGTTGCCATCCATACCCTGCACCGCTTTGTGGCCGACTGGGAAATGAACTCCGGTTCACGTATCAAGCTGGACTGCAACCCTCCGAGCGGACATAAGGTTGCGATCATCGGTTCCGGTCCTGCGGGACTTTCCTGCGCATACTTCCTGCGCCGCATAGGTCACGAGCCCTGCCTGTTCGAAAAGCGTGAGGCAATCGGCGGCATGATGAAAGGGATCATACCGGAATACCGTCTTCCGTCCAAAGTCGTGGACTGGGAAATCCAGTCTATCCTTGATCTTGGTGTAGATGTAAAAACCGGCGTGGAATTCGGTAAGGACATCACGCTCAAGTCTCTGGAAGAGCAGGGATACGAAGCTGTTTTCATCGCCACCGGTGCATGGAAGGTTCCTGCACTGGGCATTGAAAACGATGATGCTGAAAATGTTTTAGACGCAATCTCGTTCCTGGAAAAAGTCGGCAGGGACATCACCGACCTCAAGGGTAAAAAACTTGTTGTTGTGGGTGAAACCAATACCGCAATGGATGTAGTGCGCAGTGCCGCACGCCTCGGCTGCGATGTAACCGCACTTATCGGATGCATTCAGCGCAAGATGTCCGCCAACAAGAACGAAGTTAAACGTGCTGCCGAACTCGGCGCAGACCTCATGTACCTTACCAGCCCGACCCGCGTTATTGCGGAAGACGGAAAGGTTACCGGGATTGAATTCTGCGAAGTTCAGTATGATGACCCCAAAAAGGCGGCAGGAACACCCAAGCCGGTCAGCGGCACTGAACGCATCATTGATGCGGACATAATCGTCACCGCAACCGACCGCACGGTGGACACCGCTCCGTTCAAGGATGAAAACGGCGATCCGCTTTTCAACCTGAATAAGAAGACAGGCGGAATCAAGGCAGACGGTTCTTCACTGCGTACCGACATACCAAACGTATTTGTCGGCGGTGAAGCGTACACAGGCCGCAGTATATTGATCCAGGCCGTGGCTGACGGAAGAAGAGCCGCACGGGCCATCCATCACTACGTGACCGAAGGCGACATTCCGGACCCGCAGAATCCGCAGCTCAGGGTTATTCCCGAGTCCATTCTCAAAAACATGGAAGTCACCTACACAATCCCAAGAATCAAGGTTCCCGAAATATCCGTAGAGGAACGCCGGAACACATTCAAGGAAGAGGTCAAGGGATCCATTGTGTACGAAGCGGCCCGCAAGGAAGGAAGCCGTTGCCTGCGCTGCGGTCTGACCTGCTACGATGCCGAAGCCGGATCGGAATATGCCGCTGACGCAGACGTTCATAAATTCAGCGAACTTCATAATGATTAA
- a CDS encoding FAD:protein FMN transferase: protein MINPLNATFNRRLFVKAISATGFGAALAATPVSAAMRIADILRIGGRSSEISRTRFIMGTDVTISAVHESAEEAAKGIQAAFDEMERLAALFDRRNTDSEISRLNRTGRLDNPSPEFVELIDHARSHYLRSNGVFDPTVPAEQVTQETQPDRSAHFSAAIRKNGNEMRLESKDVQINLDGIGRGYIVDRASEMLSSLGIENHLVNAGSDIRAKGERTPGQPWIVAITGPWKKEYFQAVITLKDAAVSTSGGKTFVNEKSAQPWASVSVTAPTSAEADALSTAAFLMDTRKAELFINGQKNCGGLMLAQDGKKTFSRSWQKLVGI from the coding sequence ATGATTAATCCACTTAATGCGACCTTCAATAGACGTTTATTCGTCAAGGCGATAAGTGCCACGGGATTCGGGGCGGCCCTTGCGGCCACCCCGGTCTCCGCGGCCATGCGCATAGCCGATATCTTACGCATCGGAGGCCGCAGCAGCGAGATCAGCCGGACCCGTTTCATAATGGGTACGGACGTCACCATATCAGCCGTACATGAATCGGCCGAGGAAGCCGCCAAGGGAATTCAGGCCGCCTTTGACGAAATGGAAAGGCTGGCCGCTCTGTTTGACCGTCGCAATACCGATTCCGAGATATCAAGGCTCAACAGGACCGGCAGGCTGGACAACCCCTCTCCGGAATTTGTCGAATTGATTGACCATGCCAGATCCCACTATCTGCGCTCCAACGGAGTATTTGATCCTACCGTCCCCGCAGAACAGGTGACACAGGAAACACAACCCGACAGGTCTGCTCATTTTTCCGCAGCCATCAGGAAAAACGGAAATGAAATGCGACTTGAAAGCAAAGACGTGCAGATCAATCTGGACGGCATAGGAAGAGGATACATTGTTGACCGGGCATCGGAAATGCTGTCGTCCCTGGGCATTGAAAACCATCTGGTCAACGCAGGCAGCGACATCCGCGCAAAAGGCGAAAGGACTCCCGGACAGCCATGGATAGTTGCCATAACCGGACCGTGGAAAAAGGAATATTTTCAGGCTGTCATAACGCTCAAGGACGCGGCTGTATCCACTTCGGGAGGGAAAACCTTCGTAAACGAAAAATCCGCTCAGCCCTGGGCAAGCGTATCTGTAACCGCCCCCACATCAGCCGAAGCGGACGCGCTTTCGACCGCAGCTTTCCTAATGGATACCCGCAAGGCGGAACTTTTCATCAACGGCCAGAAAAACTGCGGCGGCCTCATGCTAGCGCAGGACGGCAAAAAAACATTTTCGCGCAGCTGGCAGAAGCTGGTAGGCATTTAG